From one Vigna radiata var. radiata cultivar VC1973A unplaced genomic scaffold, Vradiata_ver6 scaffold_155, whole genome shotgun sequence genomic stretch:
- the LOC106752513 gene encoding replication protein A 70 kDa DNA-binding subunit D-like isoform X2, with translation MELLLSSSSFSLSSASQPSTFSSEIHSFYQVAAKSITPNGVSVLLANPSLDSLSDLPDIVVQIVDLKPSGNRYILLK, from the exons ATGGAACTTTTGTtgtcatcttcttcattttctctctcgaGCGCTTCTCAGCCATCCACATTTTCTTCAGAGATTCACAG CTTCTATCAAGTGGCCGCAAAATCAATCACACCCAACGGCGTTTCGGTGCTCCTCGCCAACCCTTCCCTAGATTCTTTGTCGGATCTTCCCGACATTGTTGTTCAAATAGTTGATCTCAAGCCCAGCGGAAACAGATACAT CTTGCTGAAATAA
- the LOC106752513 gene encoding replication protein A 70 kDa DNA-binding subunit D-like isoform X1, whose translation MELLLSSSSFSLSSASQPSTFSSEIHRSFYQVAAKSITPNGVSVLLANPSLDSLSDLPDIVVQIVDLKPSGNRYILLK comes from the exons ATGGAACTTTTGTtgtcatcttcttcattttctctctcgaGCGCTTCTCAGCCATCCACATTTTCTTCAGAGATTCACAG AAGCTTCTATCAAGTGGCCGCAAAATCAATCACACCCAACGGCGTTTCGGTGCTCCTCGCCAACCCTTCCCTAGATTCTTTGTCGGATCTTCCCGACATTGTTGTTCAAATAGTTGATCTCAAGCCCAGCGGAAACAGATACAT CTTGCTGAAATAA
- the LOC106752512 gene encoding casparian strip membrane protein 2, whose product MSTTIDIPESSKVVKGKAVVAAPLRPGGWKKGLAIMDFILRLGAIAAALGAAATMGTSDQTLPFFTQFFQFEASYDSFTTFQFFVITMALVGGYLVLSLPFSVVAIIRPHAVGPRLFLIILDTVFLTLATASAASAAAVVYLAHNGDQDTNWLAICNQFGDFCAQTSAAVVSSFVAVVVLVLLIVMSALAIGKP is encoded by the exons ATGTCAACCACCATCGATATCCCAGAATCAAGTAAAGTTGTTAAAGGAAAAGCTGTGGTTGCGGCACCACTAAGGCCAGGAGGATGGAAAAAAGGGTTAGCCATAATGGATTTCATTCTAAGGTTAGGTGCCATAGCAGCTGCTCTTGGTGCTGCTGCCACTATGGGAACAAGTGATCAGACACTCCCTTTCTTCACTCAGTTCTTTCAGTTTGAGGCTAGTTATGATAGCTTCACTACTTTCCA GTTTTTTGTTATTACTATGGCTTTAGTGGGTGGCTACCTCGTGCTATCTCTTCCTTTCTCCGTTGTTGCAATTATTCGTCCCCATGCTGTTGGACCAAGGCTTTTCCTCATTATCTTGGACACt GTGTTTCTCACTCTAGCCACTGCTAGTGCTGCTTCAGCTGCTGCCGTAGTTTACTTAGCACACAACGGTGATCAGGACACGAACTGGTTAGCCATATGCAACCAATTTGGAGACTTTTGTGCGCAGACCAGTGCAGCTGTGGTGTCATCGTTCGTTGCCGTTGTTGTCTTAGTATTGTTGATTGTGATGTCTGCTTTAGCAATTGGCAAACCTTGA